In the genome of Palaemon carinicauda isolate YSFRI2023 chromosome 15, ASM3689809v2, whole genome shotgun sequence, one region contains:
- the LOC137654398 gene encoding uncharacterized protein, translating to MDFHRIILLFLAVAGAIGSPQRPRQSSLSSPLSMGMRFIDNIRSGMTRTIGRIFGNGPQQGKEVNQIRPVRQHLPPPPSVPPPPADPPAHVHNIGTDAPSSFFTVVHDSGHSTPFPDIHGFTDESFKPNDFFTANSPFQGNVEEEDLSFQNEVNGPQVSGGSGPPGPSFAVFQEGQSFPAQGEVFHSSFPEHPAFDNVETSIPFGNTNHFNLGQSFRQEPSQVSVTPRPIFSEDLQVREDQKHGSRPAKPQAVSHQNVFLTSRADRHHEKAKPFTVQKEKSSSPIPSPSKSTTQIQFSSSSSTEPPRVYTTFQVIQDDKPLTHASSASTAFTTVTKEPLSGDTRRAHAKTGTKLSISPKSDGNVEETEVNSYEFGYGVLDDDSGNQYFHAEKREEGLTKGSYKIQLADGRVQTVTYVADNKGFHPQITYEGEARYPEDKDQEDT from the exons ATGGACTTCCATAGG ATAATTTTGCTGTTTTTAGCCGTCGCCGGAGCGATAGGAAGTCCGCAGCGCCCGCGCCAGTCAAGTCTATCTTCTCCCTTGTCAATGGGCATGAGATTCATTGACAACATCCGGTCTGGCATGACTAGAACTATTGGAAGGATATTCGGAAACGGCCCTCAACAGGGGAAGGAGGTGAACCAGATTCGCCCTGTGAGACAGCACCTGCCTCCTCCCCCCTCAGTACCTCCGCCACCAGCAGACCCACCAGCGCACGTCCATAATATTGGCACTGATGCCCCGTCGTCTTTCTTCACTGTTGTGCATGACAGCGGCCATTCCACTCCCTTCCCTGACATTCACGGCTTTACCGATGAGAGTTTTAAACCCAATGACTTCTTCACGGCCAATAGCCCCTTCCAGGGTAATGTAGAAGAAGAGGATCTGTCTTTCCAGAATGAAGTCAACGGCCCTCAAGTAAGCGGTGGGAGCGGACCACCTGGTCCATCTTTTGCTGTTTTCCAAGAGGGTCAGTCCTTCCCGGCCCAAGGGGAAGTTTTCCATTCGTCTTTTCCCGAACATCCAGCCTTCGATAACGTAGAGACGTCTATTCCTTTTGGCAATACCAACCATTTCAATTTGGGGCAAAGCTTCCGCCAAGAACCCTCTCAGGTTTCGGTAACACCCAGACCTATATTTTCCGAAGACTTGCAGGTTAGAGAAGACCAGAAGCACGGGTCTCGTCCAGCTAAACCACAAGCTGTTAGCCACCAGAATGTTTTTCTAACCAGCAGAGCAGATCGCCATCACGAGAAGGCGAAGCCCTTTACCGTCCAGAAGGAAAAGAGTTCTTCTCCAATTCCATCTCCCAGTAAGAGCACGACGCAGATTCAGTTCAGCAGCTCTTCCAGCACTGAGCCACCGAGAGTGTACACCACTTTCCAGGTGATTCAAGATGACAAACCACTAACTCACGCAAGCTCAGCTTCAACTGCGTTTACCACTGTTACGAAAGAACCATTGTCTGGGGATACGAGACGTGCTCATGCAAAGACGGGTACTAAATTAAGTATCTCCCCGAAGTCTGACGGTAATGTAGAG gaGACTGAGGTCAACAGCTATGAATTCGGGTATGGTGTCTTAGACGACGACTCGGGGAACCAGTACTTTCACGCTGAGAAGCGTGAGGAAGGTTTGACTAAAGGTTCCTACAAAATCCAATTAGCAGACGGTCGCGTTCAGACAGTTACTTACGTAGCTGACAACAAAGGCTTCCACCCACAGATAACGTACGAAGGGGAAGCTAGGTATCCCGAAGACAAAGACCAGGAGGACActtaa